Proteins from a genomic interval of Chanodichthys erythropterus isolate Z2021 chromosome 8, ASM2448905v1, whole genome shotgun sequence:
- the LOC137024642 gene encoding shaker-related potassium channel tsha2, with protein MTVVPEENLEETVALAALSQDVYDPERADQECCERVVINISGLRFETQLKTLAQFPATLLGDPRKRMRFFDPLRNEYFFDRNRPSFDAILYYYQSGGRLRRPVNVPVDIFMEEIKFYELGEEVIENFKEDEGFIKEEERPLPENEFQRQVWLLFEYPESSGPARGIAIVSVLVILISIVIFCLETLPEFREEGKMYEEHLGFNGTASLKKPNPFTDPFFIVETLCIIWFSFELLVRFLACPSKPAFFKNIMNTIDIVAIIPYFITLGLELAEHQGNGQQAMYLAVLRVIRLVRVFRIFKLSRHSKGLQILGKTLQASMRELGLLIFFLFIGVILFSSAVYFAETDDPDSGFSSIPDAFWWAVVSMTTVGYGDMCPVTIGGKIVGSLCAIAGVLTIALPVPVIVSNFNYFYHRETEHEEQMQYTHVTCGQQQTSFGEFKRSESKASLSKSDYLDSEDGGSVKYTNCSPHKAYAGKLTDV; from the coding sequence ATGACTGTGGTGCCCGAGGAGAACCTCGAAGAGACTGTGGCATTGGCAGCCCTGTCCCAAGATGTTTACGACCCTGAACGGGCAGACCAGGAGTGCTGCGAGCGGGTGGTTATCAACATCTCCGGACTGCGCTTCGAAACCCAATTGAAAACCCTCGCGCAATTCCCTGCCACCTTACTCGGTGACCCCAGGAAAAGAATGCGCTTCTTCGACCCTCTAAGGAACGAGTACTTTTTTGACAGGAACCGACCGAGTTTTGATGCCATCCTCTACTACTATCAGTCTGGAGGGAGGCTGAGGAGACCCGTCAATGTTCCTGTGGACATCTTTATGGAGGAGATCAAATTCTACGAGTTGGGAGAAGAAGTCATTGAGAATTTTAAAGAGGACGAGGGCTTCATCAAGGAGGAAGAGCGACCTTTGCCAGAAAACGAGTTCCAGAGGCAGGTCTGGCTGCTGTTCGAGTACCCCGAGAGCTCTGGACCCGCAAGGGGCATCGCAATAGTCTCAGTGCTCGTCATTTTGATATCCATTGTCATATTCTGCTTGGAGACTTTACCTGAGTTTAGGGAGGAGGGGAAAATGTATGAGGAGCACCTCGGTTTCAATGGAACTGCTAGTTTAAAGAAGCCCAATCCCTTCACAGACCCGTTTTTTATTGTGGAGACCCTTTGTATAATATGGTTCTCCTTTGAACTGCTCGTGAGGTTTCTTGCGTGCCCAAGCAAACCCGCTTTCTTTAAGAACATCATGAATACAATCGACATCGTGGCTATTATTCCCTACTTCATCACCTTGGGTCTGGAGTTGGCCGAGCATCAGGGCAACGGCCAGCAGGCGATGTATCTGGCCGTCCTGAGGGTCATTCGCTTGGTGCGGGTGTTCCGCATATTCAAGCTTTCCAGACACTCAAAGGGGCTTCAGATTCTAGGCAAGACCCTTCAAGCGAGCATGCGGGAACTGGGTCTCCTCATATTCTTCCTTTTCATTGGAGTTATATTGTTCTCCAGCGCCGTGTATTTCGCCGAGACGGACGACCCCGACTCGGGGTTCAGCAGCATCCCCGATGCCTTTTGGTGGGCAGTGGTTTCCATGACAACTGTAGGCTACGGGGACATGTGCCCAGTCACAATTGGTGGCAAAATAGTGGGCTCTTTGTGTGCCATTGCTGGTGTGCTTACCATTGCTCTTCCAGTGCCCGTCATCGTGTCCAATTTCAATTACTTCTACCACAGGGAGACCGAGCACGAGGAGCAGATGCAGTACACGCACGTAACGTGCGGTCAGCAGCAAACCTCGTTTGGTGAATTTAAAAGGAGTGAAAGCAAAGCGTCCCTTTCCAAATCAGACTATTTGGATTCTGAAGACGGAGGTTCGGTCAAGTACACCAACTGCAGCCCACATAAAGCATACGCAGGGAAGCTTACTGATGTATGA